In a genomic window of Canis lupus familiaris isolate Mischka breed German Shepherd chromosome 28, alternate assembly UU_Cfam_GSD_1.0, whole genome shotgun sequence:
- the LOC100687619 gene encoding LOW QUALITY PROTEIN: peptidyl-prolyl cis-trans isomerase NIMA-interacting 4 (The sequence of the model RefSeq protein was modified relative to this genomic sequence to represent the inferred CDS: substituted 1 base at 1 genomic stop codon), translating into MPPKGKSGSRKGGKGGATSGSDSSDKKVXGPKGGGNTIKVRHILCEKHGKIMEAMEKLKSGMRFNEVATQYSEDKARQGGDLGWMTRGSMVGPFQEAAFALPVSGPDKPVFTDPPIRTKFGYHIIMVEGRK; encoded by the coding sequence ATGCCGCCCAAGGGAAAGAGCGGTTCcaggaaaggggggaaagggggagCCACCTCTGGGAGTGACAGTTCTGACAAGAAGGTCTAGGGTCCCAAAGGTGGTGGTAATACAATAAAGGTTAGACACATTCTGTGTGAAAAACATGGGAAAATCATGGAAGCCATGGAAAAGTTAAAGTCTGGAATGAGATTCAATGAAGTGGCCACACAGTATAGTGAAGATAAAGCCAGGCAAGGGGGCGACTTGGGTTGGATGACCAGAGGTTCCATGGTGGGACCATTTCAAGAAGCAGCATTTGCCTTGCCTGTAAGTGGTCCAGATAAGCCTGTGTTTACCGACCCTCCAATCAGGACAAAATTTGGATATCATATTATTATGGttgaagggagaaaataa